The genomic region TTTTTTCTTTGCATTTCTCTTCTCTCTGGGGTTACGCTCTAACTATAATCTTCTTGAATTGGGAAAATTATTGAAGAATTGGCTTCTTTTAATTAGGGCATGCATACATGCACCTTCAGATTTGAGCCAAATCATATCTTTTGGTCCAAATCTCTCTAGAAATTAAGAGTTGTTCACTACATCAAGATTTCACGAATTTTCGCTGCACAAAGTTCATAAAATAAATAAGAGTTCTGATCAGTAGTAGTAGGTGAAATATACTAATCATATGTTTGCATGCACGTAAATAATTCTATAATCTTCGTGTGGCACACAGAAAATTTAGTTTTAAAAAGTGAAGCATGTAATTACAACTAGCAGTTGAAGAGTATCTTCTACAGCTTTGCTTCATGTTTCCGGACAGCAGAGATAGGATTTTACAGTAGATTTTCCGGCTATAAAATTACGTACCAGAAGTTCAAACTTGTCCTGTGTATCAATATGGTTGTTGTCATCATTTCCCAGAAAAGATCTTCTTCTTCCTCATCTTGTTCTTCTCAAATGTCAATAATATACAAGATTTTAAAGATCAGAAAACTCTTAATTGGAACATGAGGTAGGTGTACCTATATATCTCTTCTGGTATTGTGTTCATCGGTTGGGGCCTTTTGGGGCTGTAAGAAGCCTGTAACCCAATCTCATTCACATGAGGCTACGTAGGAGATTACTCAAGTAAACAAGCAAGAAAACCCTTAGAAGTGTATTGGCGATTGACCCTTTTAAGTCTGTACATGAATATTATATAGTACATATGTGATATGTTCGTTCAGAAAAAAAAAAAAAAAAAAAAATATCTCCTAGTTTCGAACACTAATTAAACTGGGCCACTATGAAAATGGACCGTTCTATAGCTAGCACCTGGGCCTTGTTTAATTACACCACCTCATGTCCATCATCACACCTTTAAAATTGGTCATTTTTTTGGACTAATTCATATATAGTCAGTGGCGTAGTCAGAAAAATAACCAGAAGGGTCGGAATATATATAAATAGCGAATATCATATTAAACAAAAATATCATTAAATAAAAACTTGCATGAATTTGTTTATGCTTTGGATGGTTTAAGAACATAAATCATTACAATATGGAAAAATAACAAGTTTCTCTAAACAGCTAAATCTGCTCATCATGACAATTCCTCATATATTATATTTTTTCTTCTTAATGGCCAGTTTCTTTATCACATATTCTTTCACAAGATATATATATCATGTTGCCTTTCGCCTTTCGGTTTCAAATATTTCTCCGCATAATTTCCATAGCATGATGATAGACTCGAAAGAATTAGTGTTAATGGTATAGAAAAGAACTAGGAGCGAAAAACATGTATAAACTAGAAGCAAAAATATGCAAAAGAAACATTCATCGATTAATCAGGCAATGCAAAGATGTAATAAAAACAGAATCAATGAGTCCCCTCCACATATTCATAGTGAATGAGCCAAACATTTTAAAACACTTTCTTTTCTCTTAAGTTACAAGGGTCAAAATTACATCAAAATATAATATATGCATGCACAACCTCTAATTATACCCACCAATTTTGGTTTGGTCAAAAACCTAGAGGGGTCATATGAACCTCCTCGTCCTACCGTGGCTACGCCACTGTATATAGTTTGAGTTTTATTGGCAAAGGAAACATGTTTTACTAGGATTTGTACCCGCGTTGAACTGCGGGGTTCGAACGTGTAAGAAGATGGCAAAATTGATATTAGGCAACAACTAAAGGGTAAATCAGTCATTTCATGAAGTTTCTCAATAGCAGAGTTGTAATTAAACAAAAAAACAGAGACGAAATCATCATTTTAGCCCCACAGGTAAGAGCTGTAATTAAACAAAAAAGCAGGGACATAACCGTTATTTGGGTTCCACGGACACTGTTCCCTTTCAAGCACGTTTTTTCAACCAAAATAAAATAAAATAAATTCTGCACCGTTTTATACTTTTGTTAGAAAGGGATGGCAAAACTGGTATTAGACAAAAACCAAAGGGCGAAAAGGTCATTTCATTAAATGTATGAACTGAACATACATACACTAACTAAAAGTTAAGTGGCAAAACGTAATTAAGCGTGACAAGAAGGGCAAAAAGTCATTAAACTGAAAACTGAGTGGCAATATCATGATTAGCTGTGATATGATGGGCAAAACGGTCATTTCGTCATGCTTATAAACAGTAGGGTATGTACCTACTTTACTATATAGGGAAATAAACATTTTCGTATAAGCTAGGTTGTGAATGTGTGAAAGTTTTTTTTGTTTCGAGATACCTAATATAAATAGCAGTTTGTTTTTTTGTGATATGATTTGTGAATTTGCGTTACATGTTTTGCAAGAAAACTAAAAATATTAGTTTTGAATCAAGAGAGAGATTTCAAGAAATGGTATGTCCAAGTACAACGTACTTCATAAACCTTTTCATATATAGAGAATTTGATATACACCCAATTTTGAAGAATGGTTTTAAATAAAACTCATATAATATTCTTTTTTGATAAATATCTAAATTAAATGTATTAATTATGATACATTTTATGTCCTATTTTTTTCTAAAATTTACGCAATTACCACCATTCAACTATAACATATAAACATAATAAATAAGCTTAATTAACGCTATGTATTTAATACTTTGATTATGAGTTTTTCTTGTAACACTAACACTTTTCAATCACTTTGCAAGAATCATACATTTTTCTTTATTTTTATAAAAAATCTAGGTGAAAGAAATTCATTCTCCAATCTATACATAAGGTAGAATATCTTATAAATAGAGAAATTTGTCCAAACAGTATCTCACATTTTTAAGAAGTAAAGCTTTGGTATCTCACATTCAGAAAACTTCAAAAAAGTGACTCACGTTTTTACCTCAACCAAAGTTTGGTATCTAGAACCGTTAGCTCCGTTAAAAAAATTGACGGCAACCATTTTTATTCATGAAATGACCAATATACCCTTGAGTTTTTATTTTTGTTATTTTTTTACATAATAAAAAGAGAAATTCGTCATAACGATACCTCATCTTTTCTTGCTTATAAACTTTGGTACTTCAAGTTTTGATAACATTAGAATAATACATTAAGTTTTCACCCCGACCTAATTTTAGTACTTTTAGCCGTTGGTTCCATTACGGGGGTTGCTAGGTGGCAATTTTTAAAGACTATTTTCGTCTATTCATGTCTTCATTCATTTTTTACTTTAGAAACAAAAATAAAGATCCATGAGTTATTTGCTTTCATGAGTTTGCAATTGATGAAATCTATAAACAAAAATAAAGATTCATGAGTTTTTATTTTTTTTCATTTTGTATGTTGTTTGTCATAACATTATAAACATACAATAGTAAATTTGTTGTACAAACTCACTTAGGGGGTGTATTGTATTTGGATTCATTTAAACATCTTTCTCTTCAGCTCTAGTCTAGAAAATTAATATCACCTTTTCAATTCTATTTGCTCCAGCTCCTTTTGTGAAGGCCGTGAAACTCCTAATTTCCTAAAGATAGAGGAAAAAAGAAGATAACAATTTTCCCTCTATAAAAAAAATAATGTTATAAATATTATAATCTATGTGGTTGTCTACGTAATTACTCATTAGTTATGTACTCTGATGTAAACTTTACCTCTATATAAGGAGGCTTATGAGAATGAATGAGTAGACTTCTTCATCCTCTCAACTATTCTCTCTGTGCCTTCTCTCTATATTTTCTCTACTTTCCAACAAATAACAATTTTTTTATTATTACAGAGATGAAATATATATTTAAAGAAAAAAATAATTAATTGAAATATGAAGAGACGAAAAATACCCATGAAAAATGACCAGCTGATAGTTACCCGATCGGAGGTTACAGTTAAAAGTACTAAAATTGGGTCGGGGTGAAAACTTGAGGTACCGTTATGATGTTTTCAAAACTTAAAGTACGAAAGTTTATAAGCAAGAACAAATGAGGTACCGTTATAACAAATTTCTCTTTTTATTTTATAAAATGAATAACAAAAATAAAAACTGAAGGGTAAATTGGTCATTTTATGAATAAAAATGGTTGTAGTTAGTCTTTTTAACGGAGTTAATAGTTCTAGATACCAAACTTCGGTTAAGGTAAGAACGTGAGATACTGTTTTGAAGTTTTCTAAAGGTGAGATATCAAAACTTTGCTTTTTTAAAAGGTGAGACACTGTTTAGACAATTTTCCCTTATAAATAATATATCTGATCTAAACCCTAAAACCCTAAACCCTAATACCCTAACCCTATACCCCCTAACCCTAATACCTGAGTTGTAGGAGTTGGATATAATACCTGAATTTTAGGAGTTGAGTGAAATATTTGACTTCTAGGACTTGGGTAAAATACCTAACTTGTAGGAGTTGGATATACTACCTGACCTTTAGGAGTTTAGGAGTTGAGTGAATTTCTGACCTCTAGGACTTGGGTAAAATACATTATTTGTAGAAGTTTTGTTTTTCTTTCACTACCTTGTCAAAAGGTATATTGGTTTATATACCTCATAGCTATGTTATCTATTGATGTCATATTCTAAAAATATGTTTAAAAGAAGCAAATATACCTAAGAAGAAGACAAAATAATCTAAGAACACAATATGTACCTTATAACGAGGAACACTTAGTGTAAGCATTTTATTGACCATTTTCTATTTCTTCAAAACCTTTCTTCGACTATCACTTGGAGATACATGCAAGAAATACCATGCTGGTTGCCCTTGTTCTTTCTTGCATGTTTCAATATTCAGATCAAAATCTATATATGCATCATCAAATTAAGCTTAGATTTATGTTTACAATTGATGTAGCTATTCAAATTTGAAGAAAGTTAGGAGCTACATTTGAGGAATGTCTTCTCATTTAATCGAAATGGTAAAATCTTCTCAACAAAACAAAAAGAAAATCAGAAGGGCAAAAAAGTAAAGAAAAAATGTGACAATCTATAAGACAGGTCAATAATGTGAATTGGGTGTAGATTAAAATGAAATATGGGTATGGATTTATCTTAAAAATGGCTTATTTTTTGGGTTTTTGTCTAATTTTCTCTTTCATATATGCTAGGTTGTGAATGTGGGGAAGATCTTTGGTTGTGTCTGGAAACCTATATATAGAGCATTTTGCTTATTTTGTGATGTCGTTTGTAATTTTGCGTTTACATGCATGCTTTACAAGAAAACTTAAAACAAGATAGATATCAAGATACACACTCTATTAGTGTATCGAAAAGAAAAATATACACTATAATAGTAACTGAGCAAGATCCGGTTTGTGATATGATCAACAACAATTCTTGAGCAAGATATTCAACTGTGAGAATGAATCGAAAGATAACTTTATTTCTCAGACACATGATTTATCCATTTTTACGAAACCTATTTTGATACCTTCTTCTTTTTTGGAAGCTTTCCAGATATAGATGATGTAAAAACACAACTTTTGAAGTTACAAGCATTTTCTATAACTAAGTAGACAACACCTACCTACATTAATCTCATCTTCATGACCAATCTGACTATCATTCCATTTCTAGAAATTTAATTCAACTAATTGTTTGATTTGCTTAGAAAAATAAATTACATTGATGCTCTAAGCAAGTATTAACTTGCCATCCATGTCACGTCTCCATTTCCATGGTTTTCTGGAACACTATAAATTCCAAAGGTTTTACTAGAACAAATTAACAATGGCACCCATAGGTACAACCCTCTTTCTTATACTAGTCCACATTTGGTTTTACGCCTTATTATTCATTTCGAACGAATGCAAAGCCGTAAGGCCTGCACCAAAGTTCCCGGCCATTCTAGTCTTTGGGGATTCAACTGTGGACACAGGCAACAACAATTACCTCAACACATCGTTTAAGGGTAACCATTATCCATATGGCCAAGATTTTCCAGGTCATGTTACCACAGGCAGGTTTTCTAATGGAAAATTGGTCCCTGACTTCCTTGCTTCCATGTTAAACATCAAAGAAACTGTTCCTCCTTTTCTTGATCCGAGCCTATCGGATAACGACCTTGTCACCGGTGTCAGCTTTGCTTCGGGTGGATCCGGGTTCGACGATATAACAGGTGCTGTAGGTGGGATCATACCATTTTCAAAGCAGGTTGAGTACTTCAAGAGATACATAGTGAGAGTCCAAGGGATTGTAGGGGAAAAGGAAGCAAAGAAGTTGATTAGTAGTGCAGTGATTGTAATCTGTGCTGGGACTAATGACTTTGGTTTTAATTTCTATGACCTCCCCACAAGAAGGTTGGAGTTCAATATTAGCGGCTACCAAGATTTTCTGCAGAATAAACTGCATAAGTTCATTGAGGTAATTGGACTGCTCTCGGCCCTGTTACATGCAACTTTGTTCTTTGTTCTTCTGTTTTTTTATTAAGTTGTCAACACCAATAGTAGGATTGTATTGTCTGATTTCTAACATGTAATGTATTTGGAGTATGAATTGTTTGCACAAATGACATTTTCTTCCTTGTCAAATATCTGATATGTTATGTTGTTAGACAAATTATTAGTCGAGTCTACTGATATAACAAGATATTGCCATTTCAACAAATGGCAATTTGACAATATAATATGCATTGAGCTATTGTCCATAGATACCTTATTATGAGTATATGACATGATCTTTGTATTACTATTTTGTGTATACGTATTTTTCTAGGAACTATATGAGCTTGGATGCAGAAGAATGACCATAGCTGGGCTTCCTCCAGTAGGTTGCCTACCTATACAAATGACTGCAAAATTTGAAAGGCCGCACGATAGAAGATGTATAGAGGAAGAAAATTTAGACGCCCTTGTATACAATAAGAAGCTTGCAAGACTCTTGCCCACAATACAATCACTGCTGCCAAGGAGCAAAATTGTGTATGCAGACGTGTATGAACCTATAACCGATATGATCGATAATCCACAAAACTTTGGTAAGCAGGAAGTTTTCCGATTGACAGACATCTAAGAGTCATTTACATTTGTCGATATTTAGATATATTACCACTAGGATTCCTCCTCCAGTAATTATCCTACACTTTTTGAGTGATTAAGTTCTAAAGAAACTGGGACATTTTTGCCAATTTTCGAGTCGAAGTAATCTGCTACAAGTTCTTTTCGGCTTCATAACTAGATCAAAGGATGCATTTATACTGTTTTTTTTTTGCCATATGTAGGTTTTGTGGAAACAAAGAGAGGCTGCTGTGGTACTGGGTCAGTGGAAGCAGGGCCCTTCTGTAATGCATTAACAGCAGTATGTGATAATGCCTTGGAGTACTTGTTTTGGGATGGCATACATCCAAGTGAAGCAGCATATGAATACATTTCAAAATACCTGGAGAAAAACGTTGTTCCCCAGCTTCTGGATTACAACAATAAATCTTGATCGTTAGTTACTTAATCTGACCGGACAGGATGACAGTGATGAACAAGTTCCAAACCTTGCGTAACAAGGAACCAAGTCGACGAAGCACTGCTGATTATGTTTACATCTGTTCATATAGACATAATACTGTGGATTTCTATATTTAGAAGCGAATACATGATAAAGTAAATGTGATGCAAATCATTGTAATGCCATAAACAGAACCTGTCATCGAGTACTTTACTTCTAAAATTTGTTTCTCATTTCTAGGCCAAAATGCAATTTCCCCGAGTCATATGTGCGCTACCAGATGTGTCATTAGGATGATGCTTGTGGTTTTAAAATGAGAAGTGAACCAAATTCAGAAGTGGAAACTGGCAAGAAAAACTAAACAGATCTTGACATTGTTGGACACAGAACACAACCCATATGGACAACAAATTTCCAGGTCACATGAGGAAACTGATTGCTGGAAAATGGGAACTGGGTTTTCTTCCAAAGTTATTTAACATATAGACCAGGTCACATTGATGAAAGAACCTGAGCTTCGAATTGTTTAAACTCAGAGCTTGGTTTTGTTCTATTCGCTTACAGTCACCTGGTAACGCCCTGATGCGATCAATTCTTTTGAACCTACAAGTACTTAGCCGACTACGTTGAAGGAAGAGGCTATGTTCTGTAATGCTTACAATTACAGCAAATAGCGGGGGATGAAGTGGCTACGAAAGTAAAAGGAAAGATGTTCTGGGGTCTTCAATCGAGTAGGAACTAGTGACCTTCAGTTTTGGGTAACTTGGTTGGTCAGGCATAATTCTGTTCCTGCTGCTATATGCTATGCTATAGTATCAACATAATTTACAAACTAACAGTCTATGGCTTTCATTCACAGATAATCGAGAGGCAAACTAGAATAAACTGAAACAAATATCTAATAATACAAGGCCAAAGTCATTTTGGACCATTGAATTCATACAAAACTTTTAAGTACATACAAAGGTTCATCACTAGCAAGCAGCTTTACCTTCTTCACTTCCGGCCACCACCAGATCCACGACTCCCTTGAAACAAGCCATTAATCCGAGCCTCAATGTCCTCGGCGTCATACTTGATATACTTGTCATGCCTCCCAATTTCAGGAACATTCTGAAACCTTCCCACAAAGCTTTGGTATGCAGGCAACACGATTTTGATGAGGGAAATCCTCAAATCGTCTCTGAGCAGCTCGTCAAAAATGACCCAATTGGTTTGGTTTTTACAGATTTCGTCGAAGTAGATGTTGAACAACTTGAGTTTCTCTTTCATGGACTTGACTGCAGCATTGGGCGCCAGTGAGCCACTATCGAGCTTCAACACTCCCACGACCTTGTTCCACGCACTTCTCTGGTAGTTCACATGGTACTGTCTAACTTTGGCTGAGTGTTTCCGGATCCAATCGTCTCCCAATAGCGATCCCAGCTCACTGTCTTTAACTTTCTGAACAATGTACCTCCCATTGTTCATCATAAACACAGAGCACAAAGCCGAGTCCCTGTAAATCTTCGACTTGGCCTCCAAATTGCTTTCCAGCAGCTCCATAATCCAAGCCATCTGAACCGACATGGACGAAGAAGAAGCCCTATCATCCACCTTGGACTGATGAGGAACTCCAGCATTGTCCTCAAACACTTGCTCCAGCGTCTGCCGC from Fragaria vesca subsp. vesca linkage group LG3, FraVesHawaii_1.0, whole genome shotgun sequence harbors:
- the LOC101312815 gene encoding GDSL esterase/lipase At2g30310-like; translation: MAPIGTTLFLILVHIWFYALLFISNECKAVRPAPKFPAILVFGDSTVDTGNNNYLNTSFKGNHYPYGQDFPGHVTTGRFSNGKLVPDFLASMLNIKETVPPFLDPSLSDNDLVTGVSFASGGSGFDDITGAVGGIIPFSKQVEYFKRYIVRVQGIVGEKEAKKLISSAVIVICAGTNDFGFNFYDLPTRRLEFNISGYQDFLQNKLHKFIEELYELGCRRMTIAGLPPVGCLPIQMTAKFERPHDRRCIEEENLDALVYNKKLARLLPTIQSLLPRSKIVYADVYEPITDMIDNPQNFGFVETKRGCCGTGSVEAGPFCNALTAVCDNALEYLFWDGIHPSEAAYEYISKYLEKNVVPQLLDYNNKS